In Nocardia asteroides, the following proteins share a genomic window:
- a CDS encoding CoA transferase, translated as MTTAQQLVHAYETGLGLTPSVLDDGPDPGAGLAATLPVWALAAGSVAAVTGAANRYRAALGLPALPERLDPARIVAAFGSERLFRRDGAAPAIFAELSGFFRSSDGWVRTHANYPHHRARLLIAAGLPTDADAARLTARFAAMTATEIEEAAAATDAIAVRVRTESEWAGSAMGRAAAGGPLVTVEIDNETPRESRAAAATDAVRAHTEVEGTGSAMRRAAAGPPVTVEAAPPNSVVTPHDATSERPLAGIRVLDLTRVLAGPVATRTLALLGADVLRVDPPQLPEIDWQFLDTCQGKRSTLLDLRTDSEVFADLLATADVLVTGYRPGALAAIGLDTAAHPGLIHARVSAWGESGPWGGRRGFDSIVQAASGISLLEGTPDRPGALPAQALDHGSGYLLAAGVLDALRARTTDGRARTVRVALARTASWLLATGDRTPDHPPATQPDPATALDHAGVVTAAPAFADYADYRWPAPEYGAARPAWARP; from the coding sequence GTGACCACCGCGCAGCAGCTCGTGCACGCCTACGAGACCGGCCTCGGGCTCACCCCGTCGGTCCTCGACGACGGTCCCGATCCCGGTGCCGGGCTGGCAGCCACGCTACCGGTGTGGGCGCTGGCGGCGGGATCGGTGGCCGCGGTGACGGGCGCCGCGAACCGGTATCGCGCGGCGCTCGGTCTGCCCGCCCTGCCCGAACGGCTCGATCCCGCCCGGATCGTGGCGGCGTTCGGCAGTGAGCGGCTGTTCCGCCGCGACGGCGCGGCACCGGCGATCTTCGCCGAACTCTCGGGCTTCTTCCGCAGCAGCGACGGCTGGGTGCGCACCCACGCCAACTACCCGCATCACCGGGCACGGCTCCTGATCGCCGCGGGTCTGCCCACCGACGCCGACGCCGCGCGACTGACCGCACGGTTCGCCGCCATGACCGCGACCGAGATCGAAGAGGCCGCAGCGGCGACGGATGCCATCGCGGTCCGGGTCCGCACCGAATCCGAGTGGGCAGGCAGTGCGATGGGCCGCGCTGCCGCCGGCGGCCCCCTGGTAACTGTCGAGATCGACAACGAGACGCCACGCGAGTCCCGCGCCGCGGCGGCGACCGACGCGGTCCGTGCACACACGGAAGTCGAAGGGACGGGCAGTGCGATGCGTCGCGCCGCCGCCGGCCCGCCGGTGACCGTGGAGGCCGCGCCACCAAACTCCGTTGTCACGCCGCACGATGCGACGAGCGAGCGGCCGCTGGCCGGTATCCGGGTGCTGGATCTCACCCGGGTCCTGGCAGGCCCGGTCGCCACCCGCACCCTCGCGCTGCTCGGCGCCGACGTCCTGCGCGTCGACCCACCGCAGCTGCCCGAGATCGACTGGCAGTTCCTCGACACCTGCCAGGGCAAGCGTTCCACCCTGCTCGATCTGCGCACGGACTCCGAGGTTTTCGCCGATCTCCTCGCCACCGCCGACGTCCTCGTGACCGGCTACCGTCCCGGCGCGCTCGCCGCCATCGGACTCGACACCGCGGCGCACCCCGGCCTGATCCACGCTCGGGTGTCGGCGTGGGGCGAGAGCGGACCCTGGGGCGGACGACGCGGCTTCGACAGCATCGTCCAGGCGGCCTCGGGCATCTCCCTGCTCGAAGGCACCCCGGACCGCCCCGGGGCCCTCCCCGCACAGGCACTCGACCACGGCTCCGGCTACCTGCTGGCCGCCGGCGTACTCGACGCGCTCCGGGCCCGCACCACCGACGGCCGCGCTCGCACAGTGCGGGTCGCGCTGGCCCGCACCGCATCCTGGCTCCTGGCCACGGGCGACCGCACCCCCGACCATCCCCCGGCCACCCAGCCCGACCCGGCCACGGCCCTCGACCACGCCGGCGTGGTGACCGCGGCACCCGCGTTCGCCGACTACGCCGACTACCGCTGGCCCGCACCGGAATACGGCGCCGCGCGGCCGGCGTGGGCGCGCCCTTAG
- a CDS encoding thioesterase II family protein, with protein sequence MFGVNTAATEWIRVLRADPAARTRLVCFPPGGGSATAYRALAQYVGTGVEVTAVQYPGRQDRLGDAVITDLPTLAQAVAADLLRSPGVPRVLFGHSMGATVAYETARALAAAGQAPAALIVSGRPDPAYEETGRLHRDSDAALIDHLELLAADPVPVRLLRTEPGLADLVLPAVRADYQAVETYRHRPGPALTCPVAALVSTEDPTTTPAQAERWATVTDGPFTLATFAGGHFYLDDQPAAVAREITRHLN encoded by the coding sequence ATGTTCGGCGTGAATACCGCGGCGACGGAATGGATTCGGGTGCTCAGGGCCGACCCGGCGGCGCGCACGCGACTGGTGTGTTTCCCGCCCGGCGGCGGCTCGGCCACCGCCTACCGCGCCCTCGCCCAGTACGTGGGGACCGGTGTCGAGGTCACCGCCGTGCAGTATCCGGGCAGGCAGGACCGCCTCGGCGACGCGGTGATCACCGACCTGCCCACCCTGGCCCAGGCGGTCGCCGCCGATCTGCTGCGCAGCCCGGGTGTCCCGCGAGTCCTGTTCGGGCACAGCATGGGAGCCACGGTGGCCTACGAGACCGCGCGGGCCCTCGCCGCCGCGGGCCAGGCCCCGGCCGCGCTGATCGTGTCCGGCCGCCCCGACCCGGCCTACGAGGAAACCGGACGTCTGCACCGCGACTCCGACGCCGCGCTCATCGACCACCTGGAACTTCTCGCCGCCGACCCGGTGCCGGTGCGCCTGCTGCGCACCGAGCCCGGACTCGCCGACCTGGTCCTGCCCGCGGTACGCGCCGACTATCAGGCGGTCGAGACCTACCGGCACCGGCCCGGCCCGGCGCTGACCTGCCCGGTCGCCGCCCTCGTCAGCACCGAGGACCCCACCACCACTCCCGCCCAGGCCGAGCGGTGGGCCACGGTGACCGACGGGCCGTTCACCCTGGCCACCTTCGCCGGCGGCCACTTCTACCTCGACGACCAGCCCGCCGCGGTCGCGCGGGAGATCACACGGCACCTGAACTGA
- a CDS encoding DUF2784 domain-containing protein has product MPYRVLADVIAVTHVAFIAYVVAGGFLAWRWPRTIGLHLLAASWGFGTILIGFDCPLTYAENWARRQAGVAELPESGFIEHYLTGVIYPDSAVGLVRLAAAITVLVSWIGYARLTQRRHRGLSSGAV; this is encoded by the coding sequence GTGCCGTACCGGGTGTTGGCCGATGTCATCGCCGTCACCCACGTCGCGTTCATCGCGTACGTGGTCGCCGGCGGGTTCCTCGCGTGGCGGTGGCCGCGCACGATCGGCCTGCATCTGCTGGCCGCGTCCTGGGGTTTCGGCACCATCCTGATCGGTTTCGACTGCCCCCTGACCTACGCCGAGAACTGGGCGCGCAGGCAGGCCGGGGTCGCCGAACTGCCCGAGAGCGGCTTCATCGAGCACTACCTGACCGGGGTGATCTATCCCGACAGCGCCGTGGGCCTGGTGCGCCTGGCCGCCGCGATCACGGTGCTCGTGTCGTGGATCGGTTACGCGCGCCTGACCCAGCGGCGCCACCGTGGGCTCAGTTCAGGTGCCGTGTGA
- a CDS encoding SDR family NAD(P)-dependent oxidoreductase: MTANMIDPDELATCLRVLEQAGQLEKEHPDSIAVQRAVGHMFKKLKQRRRLEARAQVADADRAVIAATATGSPQRIDDETAGIQISSTTTGASAGTLLRARPCYICKQRYTQVDAFYHQLCPDCAASSHAKRDARTDLTGKRALLTGGRAKIGMYIALRLLRDGAHTTITTRFPNDAIRRFAAMEDSADWLHRLRIVGIDLRDPAQVVALADDVAAQGPLDILINNAAQTVRRSVGAYSALVDAETAPLPAGALPEMVTFGKTMQAHPTALTASLTPSLSAADVAELALVAGSATPERIAAGVAIDAGGLVPDLAHTNSWVQTVGEVDATELLEVQLCNSVAPFILVSRLRPVMAAAAGRRKYVVNVSAMEGQFSRGYKGPGHPHTNMAKAALNMLTRTSALEMFEADSILMTAVDTGWITDERPHYTKVRLADEGFHAPLDLVDGAARVYDPIVQGENGVDLYGCFLKDYQPSPW, translated from the coding sequence ATGACCGCGAACATGATCGACCCGGACGAGCTGGCGACCTGTCTGCGGGTACTGGAGCAGGCCGGGCAGCTGGAGAAGGAACATCCGGATTCGATCGCGGTGCAGCGTGCGGTCGGCCACATGTTCAAGAAGCTCAAGCAGCGCCGCCGGCTCGAGGCCAGGGCGCAGGTGGCCGACGCCGACCGTGCCGTGATCGCGGCCACCGCGACCGGCTCGCCGCAGCGCATCGACGACGAGACCGCGGGCATCCAGATCAGTTCCACGACCACCGGCGCGAGCGCGGGGACGTTGCTGCGCGCGCGGCCCTGCTACATCTGCAAACAGCGCTACACCCAGGTCGACGCGTTCTACCACCAGCTGTGCCCGGATTGCGCCGCGTCCAGCCACGCCAAGCGGGACGCCCGTACCGATCTCACCGGCAAGCGTGCCCTGCTGACCGGTGGCCGCGCCAAGATCGGCATGTACATCGCGCTGCGCCTGCTGCGCGACGGCGCGCACACCACCATCACCACCCGCTTCCCCAACGACGCGATCCGCCGCTTCGCCGCCATGGAGGACAGCGCCGACTGGCTGCACCGGCTGCGCATCGTCGGCATCGATCTGCGCGACCCCGCCCAGGTGGTGGCGCTGGCCGACGACGTCGCCGCGCAGGGCCCGCTCGACATCCTGATCAACAACGCCGCCCAGACCGTGCGCCGCTCGGTGGGCGCCTACAGCGCCCTGGTCGACGCCGAGACCGCGCCGCTGCCCGCGGGCGCGCTGCCGGAGATGGTCACCTTCGGCAAGACCATGCAGGCCCACCCGACGGCGCTGACGGCCTCGCTGACGCCGTCGCTGTCGGCCGCCGATGTCGCCGAACTGGCACTGGTCGCCGGGTCGGCCACGCCGGAGCGGATCGCGGCGGGCGTGGCGATCGACGCCGGCGGGCTGGTTCCGGACCTCGCGCACACCAACAGCTGGGTACAGACCGTCGGCGAGGTCGACGCCACCGAGCTGCTCGAGGTGCAGCTGTGCAACTCGGTCGCGCCGTTCATCCTGGTCTCGCGGCTGCGGCCGGTGATGGCCGCCGCGGCGGGCCGGCGCAAATACGTGGTGAACGTCTCCGCGATGGAGGGCCAGTTCAGCCGCGGCTACAAGGGTCCGGGTCATCCGCACACGAACATGGCCAAGGCCGCGCTGAACATGCTGACCCGCACCAGCGCGCTGGAGATGTTCGAGGCCGACTCGATCCTGATGACCGCGGTCGACACCGGCTGGATCACCGACGAGCGCCCGCACTACACGAAGGTGCGCCTCGCCGACGAGGGCTTCCACGCACCGCTCGACCTGGTCGACGGGGCGGCGCGCGTCTACGACCCGATCGTGCAGGGCGAGAACGGCGTCGATCTGTACGGCTGCTTCCTCAAGGACTACCAGCCCTCCCCCTGGTAG
- a CDS encoding TetR/AcrR family transcriptional regulator translates to MVHRCRNRAATHRTRRSSPISPLDTDTADAPRRRRLEPDERRAQILACAIDMFGERPYAAVSTAELAQRAGVARGLINHYFGNKRDLYLAVVRRMVTLPRPEKVAIPDGTPSERVDAIVTWLLDTIAEHGTTWVKVTSHEGVGDDPEVQQILDQADDAAAERMLVMIGRADLADSATPRAMVLAYAGLVKVAGREWITRGTLTRAQVHRLLADTLLTVITDTMPSVEPATGG, encoded by the coding sequence GTGGTGCACCGCTGTCGCAACCGCGCGGCGACCCACCGGACCCGACGGAGCAGCCCGATTTCCCCGCTCGACACCGACACCGCAGACGCGCCGCGCAGGCGCAGGCTCGAACCCGACGAGCGACGCGCGCAGATCCTGGCCTGTGCCATCGACATGTTCGGTGAGCGGCCCTACGCGGCGGTGTCCACCGCGGAACTGGCCCAGCGGGCCGGCGTCGCCCGCGGGCTGATCAACCACTACTTCGGCAACAAGCGCGACCTGTACCTGGCCGTGGTGCGGCGCATGGTGACGCTGCCGCGCCCGGAGAAGGTGGCCATCCCCGACGGCACCCCGAGCGAACGGGTCGACGCGATCGTCACCTGGCTGCTCGACACCATCGCCGAGCACGGGACCACCTGGGTGAAGGTGACCAGCCACGAGGGCGTCGGCGACGACCCCGAGGTGCAGCAGATCCTGGACCAGGCCGACGACGCCGCCGCCGAACGCATGCTGGTGATGATCGGCCGCGCCGATCTGGCAGACAGTGCGACTCCGCGCGCGATGGTGCTGGCCTACGCCGGGCTGGTCAAGGTGGCGGGCCGCGAATGGATCACCCGGGGAACCCTCACCCGGGCACAGGTGCATCGGCTGCTGGCCGACACCCTGCTCACGGTGATCACCGACACCATGCCGAGCGTGGAGCCCGCGACCGGGGGCTAG
- a CDS encoding AMP-binding protein, translated as MTPTFASSSVAELLLARADDDHPALLFGDDVYSWRTFVAEAAQRAGALTALRRPGPWHVGVLMDNDPEYLLLIAAAALCGATVVGVNPTRRGTELAADIRGTDCQTLIVGANRRGLLDGLELPDVDVIDVEGERYRTVIAGSDPYTAAPPPGLEHTLLLLFTSGSTGAPKAVVCSSLRLAAIGQLNVHRLTRDDVAYNAMPLFHGNALMAAWAPILAVGGTYAMRPRFSASGFRPDVQRFGATFFNYVGRALSYVLAQPEQPGEADNQLRFGFGTEASTRDREEFQRRFGCRIVESYGSSEGVCTILRTETTPPGALGVPDPAMGLEIVDPDGSPCPIAEFGPDGRLRNAAAAIGEIVVRGAGDRFEGYYNNPGAMADKVRDGDYWTGDLAYRDAEGNFWFAGRSSDWIRVDSENFTTAPIERILARHPAVATAVVYGVPDPRTGDEVMAALLLLPGRSLDPAELDRFLDSQPDLGTKWRPRLIRIVDDLPLTGTGKLDKQALRRQAWLTDDPLLVATGTGYRPFTVADRTARADAFTAHGRRSLLP; from the coding sequence GTGACACCCACCTTCGCGTCCAGCTCGGTCGCCGAGCTCCTGCTGGCCCGCGCCGACGACGACCATCCCGCCCTGCTGTTCGGCGACGATGTCTATTCCTGGCGCACCTTCGTCGCCGAAGCGGCCCAGCGAGCCGGGGCACTCACGGCCCTGCGCAGGCCGGGACCGTGGCACGTCGGCGTGCTGATGGACAACGACCCGGAGTACCTGCTGCTCATCGCGGCGGCGGCACTGTGTGGCGCCACCGTGGTCGGGGTCAACCCCACGCGGCGCGGCACGGAGCTGGCCGCCGACATCCGCGGCACCGACTGCCAGACCCTGATCGTCGGCGCGAACCGTCGCGGCCTGCTCGACGGTCTGGAGCTGCCGGATGTCGACGTGATCGATGTCGAGGGTGAGCGGTACCGGACCGTGATCGCCGGGAGCGACCCGTACACCGCGGCGCCGCCGCCGGGCCTCGAACACACGCTGCTGCTGCTGTTCACCTCCGGCTCGACGGGAGCGCCGAAAGCGGTGGTGTGCTCGTCGCTGCGGCTCGCCGCCATCGGGCAGCTCAATGTGCACCGCCTCACCCGCGACGACGTCGCGTACAACGCCATGCCGCTGTTCCACGGCAATGCCCTGATGGCGGCGTGGGCGCCGATCCTGGCCGTCGGCGGCACCTATGCCATGCGGCCGCGGTTCTCCGCCTCGGGATTCCGGCCCGACGTGCAGCGCTTCGGCGCCACCTTCTTCAACTACGTCGGTCGCGCGCTGTCCTATGTCCTGGCCCAGCCCGAGCAGCCGGGCGAAGCCGACAATCAGCTGCGGTTCGGTTTCGGCACCGAGGCCTCCACGCGTGATCGCGAGGAGTTCCAGCGACGGTTCGGGTGCCGGATCGTCGAGTCGTACGGGTCGTCCGAAGGCGTGTGCACGATCCTGCGGACCGAGACCACGCCACCGGGGGCGCTCGGCGTGCCGGACCCCGCGATGGGCCTGGAGATCGTCGATCCCGACGGAAGCCCTTGCCCTATCGCCGAATTCGGCCCCGACGGCCGATTGCGGAATGCCGCCGCGGCGATCGGGGAGATCGTCGTGCGTGGCGCGGGCGACCGGTTCGAGGGCTACTACAACAATCCCGGCGCGATGGCGGACAAGGTCCGCGACGGCGACTACTGGACCGGCGATCTCGCCTACCGCGACGCCGAGGGCAACTTCTGGTTCGCCGGGCGCAGTTCGGACTGGATCCGCGTCGACAGCGAGAACTTCACCACCGCGCCGATCGAACGCATCCTGGCCCGCCATCCCGCGGTGGCGACCGCGGTGGTCTACGGCGTCCCCGATCCGCGTACCGGCGACGAGGTGATGGCCGCGTTGCTGCTGCTGCCCGGCCGGTCGCTCGATCCCGCCGAGCTGGACCGCTTCCTCGACAGCCAGCCCGACCTCGGCACCAAATGGCGGCCGCGACTGATCCGCATCGTCGACGACCTGCCGCTGACCGGCACCGGAAAGCTCGACAAACAGGCGCTGCGCCGCCAGGCCTGGCTCACCGACGACCCGCTGCTCGTCGCGACCGGCACGGGTTACCGGCCCTTCACCGTCGCCGACCGGACCGCCCGCGCCGACGCCTTCACCGCGCACGGCCGCCGGTCGCTGCTCCCCTGA
- a CDS encoding TetR/AcrR family transcriptional regulator → MSEAPPAGRPRDVRIDEAVLAAARELVAEVGYADLTFRAIAERAGTSVPAIRRRWASKAHLVHEAVYPADAVAAPTGAADLRAEVRAVVERCLAIVGSPAGRRATPALMSELMADHALEEELSSRLLSAGWDTLAARLAEAAARGEARPDVDLGLFIEMVFGTTLVAIVLRGRAAVDDAWVDEVVRSIVDGLAAR, encoded by the coding sequence GTGAGTGAGGCACCGCCCGCCGGGCGGCCGCGGGATGTCCGCATCGACGAGGCCGTGCTGGCCGCGGCTCGTGAGCTCGTGGCCGAGGTGGGCTACGCCGACCTGACCTTCCGCGCCATCGCCGAACGCGCGGGCACCTCGGTGCCCGCGATCCGGCGGCGCTGGGCCTCGAAGGCCCATTTGGTGCACGAGGCCGTCTATCCCGCCGACGCCGTCGCGGCGCCGACCGGCGCCGCCGATCTGCGCGCCGAGGTGCGCGCGGTGGTGGAACGCTGTCTCGCGATCGTCGGCTCACCGGCGGGACGGCGCGCCACACCCGCCCTGATGAGCGAGCTCATGGCCGATCACGCGCTCGAGGAGGAACTCAGCTCCCGGCTGCTCAGCGCGGGCTGGGACACCCTCGCCGCGCGGCTGGCCGAGGCTGCCGCCCGCGGCGAGGCCCGGCCCGACGTCGACCTCGGGCTGTTCATCGAGATGGTCTTCGGCACCACCCTGGTCGCGATCGTGTTGCGCGGCCGGGCCGCGGTCGACGACGCGTGGGTGGACGAGGTGGTGCGCAGTATCGTCGACGGTCTCGCCGCGCGCTGA
- the ligD gene encoding non-homologous end-joining DNA ligase, whose product MSAAVDIEVDGRTLAISNPDKVYFSKRGETKLDLVRYYQSVAEPLLEVIGGRPLLLERYPDGASGKSWFQKRVPKTAPDWLHTVEVSTPNGTTSDALVAHDLAHILWAVNQGCLGFHVWPNHVPDLRIADELRIDLDPSPGIGFDDLRHAAVLTRDVLSELGIECRIKTSGSRGLHVYAMLEPRWDGYEVRAAAVALARELERRHPDRITAQWWKEERGSRVFVDFNQNAPHKTVFGAWSVRPKVGGQVSTPIAWADLETVVPDELTLATVPARLAAQGDPWAGRTPQSIEPLLAMSERDMATGLMDAPWPPQYPKMPNEPPRVQPSRAKKDD is encoded by the coding sequence ATGAGCGCCGCGGTCGACATCGAGGTCGACGGCCGGACACTGGCGATCAGCAACCCGGACAAGGTCTATTTCAGCAAGCGCGGCGAGACGAAACTGGATCTGGTCCGCTACTACCAGTCCGTCGCCGAACCGCTGCTCGAGGTGATCGGGGGGCGGCCACTGCTGCTGGAACGCTATCCCGACGGCGCCTCGGGCAAGTCGTGGTTCCAGAAGCGGGTGCCCAAGACGGCCCCGGACTGGCTGCACACCGTGGAGGTCTCCACTCCCAACGGCACCACCAGCGACGCCCTCGTCGCCCACGACCTCGCGCACATCCTGTGGGCGGTCAACCAGGGCTGCCTGGGCTTCCATGTGTGGCCCAACCACGTGCCGGACCTGCGGATCGCCGACGAGCTGCGGATCGACCTCGACCCCTCGCCCGGTATCGGTTTCGACGATCTGCGCCATGCCGCCGTGCTCACCCGCGACGTGCTCTCCGAGCTCGGGATCGAGTGCCGGATCAAGACATCGGGCTCCCGTGGACTGCACGTCTACGCGATGCTCGAGCCGCGCTGGGACGGCTACGAGGTGCGGGCCGCCGCGGTCGCGCTCGCCAGGGAACTCGAACGCAGGCATCCCGACCGGATCACCGCGCAGTGGTGGAAGGAGGAACGCGGTTCGCGGGTGTTCGTCGACTTCAACCAGAACGCGCCGCACAAGACCGTGTTCGGCGCCTGGTCGGTGCGCCCGAAGGTGGGCGGACAGGTCTCCACCCCGATCGCCTGGGCCGACCTCGAGACCGTGGTGCCCGACGAGCTCACCCTCGCCACCGTCCCGGCCCGGCTGGCCGCGCAGGGCGACCCGTGGGCAGGTCGCACCCCGCAGTCGATCGAGCCGCTGCTGGCGATGTCGGAGCGGGACATGGCCACGGGCCTGATGGACGCACCGTGGCCGCCGCAGTACCCGAAGATGCCCAACGAACCGCCGCGAGTGCAGCCGAGCCGGGCGAAGAAGGACGACTGA
- a CDS encoding ATP-dependent DNA ligase — translation MDLPVLPPVRPMLAKSTPSLPREPGLSYEPKWDGFRCIVFRDGDEIELGSRNDRPLTRYFPELADLLKEALPPRCVVDGEIVVVTDQGLDFDTLQQRLHPAASRVTKLAAETPASFVAFDLLALGDRDLTTAPFTERRRELESLLDAAPGRIHLTPITQDPDVAQDWFTRFEGAGFDGVMAKADDLPYLQDKRVMLKIKHERTADCVVAGYRLHKDGEGVGSLLLGLFDDEGHLHHVGVASSFTAVRRRELLDELAPLRENALADHPWRNWADAVAQANAEGKMPGGVSRWTGGKDLSWEPLRPELVAEVRYEHVQSGRFRHGGRLVRFRADRTPESCTYAQLDEVAPAELDAIFGGAR, via the coding sequence ATGGATCTACCGGTGCTGCCGCCAGTGCGCCCCATGCTGGCCAAGTCGACGCCGTCGCTGCCCCGGGAACCCGGGCTCAGCTACGAACCCAAATGGGACGGGTTCCGCTGCATCGTGTTCCGCGACGGCGACGAGATCGAACTCGGCTCCCGCAACGACCGTCCGCTCACGCGATACTTTCCCGAGCTGGCCGACCTGCTGAAGGAGGCGCTGCCGCCGCGCTGCGTGGTCGACGGGGAGATCGTGGTCGTCACCGATCAGGGTCTGGATTTCGACACGCTGCAGCAGCGGCTGCATCCGGCGGCCTCGCGGGTCACCAAGCTCGCCGCCGAGACACCGGCCAGCTTCGTCGCCTTCGATCTGCTCGCCCTGGGTGATCGCGATCTGACCACCGCGCCGTTCACCGAGCGCAGGCGCGAACTCGAGTCGCTGCTCGACGCGGCGCCCGGCCGGATCCACCTCACCCCCATCACCCAGGATCCCGATGTCGCCCAGGACTGGTTCACCCGGTTCGAGGGCGCAGGTTTCGACGGGGTGATGGCCAAGGCCGACGACCTGCCCTACCTGCAGGACAAGCGGGTGATGCTCAAGATCAAGCACGAACGCACCGCCGACTGCGTGGTGGCCGGATATCGCCTGCACAAGGATGGCGAAGGGGTCGGCTCGCTGCTGCTCGGGCTGTTCGACGACGAGGGCCACCTGCACCACGTGGGGGTCGCGTCGAGCTTCACCGCGGTCCGGCGCCGGGAACTGCTCGACGAGCTGGCGCCGCTGCGCGAGAACGCCCTGGCCGACCATCCGTGGCGGAACTGGGCCGACGCCGTGGCCCAGGCCAACGCCGAGGGCAAGATGCCCGGCGGGGTGAGCCGCTGGACCGGCGGCAAGGACCTGTCCTGGGAGCCGCTGCGGCCCGAGCTGGTGGCCGAGGTGCGCTACGAACACGTGCAGTCGGGCCGGTTCCGGCACGGCGGCCGGCTGGTCCGGTTCCGCGCCGACCGCACCCCGGAGTCGTGCACCTACGCCCAGCTCGACGAGGTCGCTCCGGCCGAGCTCGACGCGATCTTCGGCGGCGCGCGATGA